AGCAGGCCGAGAGCGGTCATAATTATCGGAAAGATGAATGGCGTTATTGTCAGCAGTATGCCGACAATCATAGACCCGCTCATAATGTTCCCGAACAGCCGGATTGCCAGAGCCAGCGTGCGGGATACTTCACTGATAATATTAAACGGCAGCATGATGATCGTCGGCTCCGTGTACGACTTGAGATAGCTCCCAAGCCCCTGCTCTTCTATGCCGAAAATTGGCACGGCCACAAATACACATAACGCGAGCGCAGCCGTGGTTGAGAGAGAGCCGGTTGGGGGCTCATAACCCGGAAAGATGATAGAGAGGTTGGATATGGCGATGAACAGAAAGAGCGTGCCCAGAAAGCCCAGGTACTTCTGCGGTCGATTCAGGCCAACATCTTCAATTTGTTTTAAAATGCCCATGACAATGATTTCCAGAATATTCTGCCAACGGGAACGTTTTAGATCAGTGGAAAGTTTGCTTGTAACGATTTTTGAACCGACTACCATTACCAGCATTAACCCCCAGGTGTACACAATCGTAGCGTTGAGCTTGATAAAACCGTACTGCCAGAAAACCAGCTCATCAGGACTAAGTCGCATGACTTGCCTCCTTTGTCAGTTGATTCGGGTCTTCCTTCGGGAGCCTGGTTAGTCTGAGAACGATACGGCGTATAATGAAAAATCCAAGTAAGCACATGAGCAGCCTCTCCCAATGGCCGCCCGAAGCAAAATAAAATCCAGCCACAGAAGTGCCAGTCCGCAGCAGCAGGCTGCCGAAGAACAAAAGCGCTGGTTGCTTAGACGAAAGCCCTTTCTGAACCGTCCACCAGAGGCCGCCGAAGAAAAAAGCTCCGAGCAAAAAGCCAGCTACCAGCGCCAGGATCAGATTCAAAACTTCATTCATTGTTATCCTCCTGTTCCTCCTGTATTTCCTTATGCTCCCTGGCTACCCAATGCCATGCATTCAAACAGCCGATAAACAGGCCGATAATCAGCATTGTAAGAGTCCAGGAAAAGCTCACTGGATATTGCCTGTCCAGCCAGAGACCAAGTACCGCACCAAGCAGCGTTGGAATTGCCACAGACCAGCCGATAAGCCCCATCATGCCTAAACCAAGCCAGACAGTCCGGTTCACATCCCGTTGCGCTTTGAGTTTGCGTTCAGCTTTTGTCCCAACCTGGTGGGCCAGGGAGGGTTCGTCCTTTGAGTTTTTCTCTGTCGATCTGTCAGTCATTCCGAAACTCCGCTAAGCGACGTATAAGCCCGATTTCCAATTTTGTCATCACTAAACGCATTTTTTGCTCGCTCTCGTCCAGGGTCAAGAATTCTCTTTCCACCGCCTCTCGTAACTGTCGAAGGTCTGTCCCGGCAATGGCGCTGTGCACTGAGACCAGCACATCCTGACCAGCCTTGATCAGTACGCCTTCATCGACAGCCACATAAACCTCGCCTTCTGCTTCGGTTTCATAAATAAAAATCCCGGGTTCCAGAGCTGCAACACAATCGAGCCGGTGTGGCAAAAGTCCAAACGAACCCTCGCGGGTCTCTGCAACTATACGTGATACACTTTTCTTTTCGGCAAAAATCTGGAAAGGCAGAAGAATCTTGAGATTCATATTTGTTGAACTCATAATTGATCCCTGCTTGATTTTCTGGCTATTGCTTCATCAATTGTTCCGATCATGTAGAGATCGCTTTCCGGGTAGTCTTTGAATTCGTCTTGCAGGATACGTTCGCAACCGTCGAGTGCGTCTGAGAGAGCGACGAATTTACCTTTAAAACCGGTAAACTGTTCTGTGGTGAAAAATGGCTGAGTGAGGAAACGCTCCAGACGGCGAGCGCGAACGACAACGTTCCTATCCTCCTGCGAAAGTTGTTCCAGGCCAAGCATAGATATTATATCTTTGAGTTCTGCATATTGAGCGAGTGTATGCTGGATTTCCTGGGCTAGACGATAATGCCTTTCGCCAATGATGCCGGGAGTGGATATTTTTGAATTTGACTGCAAGGGGTCAATAGCCGGATAAAGTCCCTCACTTGCCCTTTTGCGCGAGAGAACAATCGATGCCGAAAGGTGTGAAAATGTATGCACAGCTGAAGGGTCCGTGAAATCATCAGCCGGTACATACACCGCCTGAATTGACATGATGGCTCCTGCATCGGTATTGGATATACGCTCTTCGAGCTCCGATAACTCGGTGCCCATTGTCGGTTGATAGCCGAGGCGCGATGGCATCTGCCCCATCAAGCCGGATACTTCCGAACCAGCCTGGATGAACCGGAAAATGTTATCGATAAGCAGCAGCACATCGCGGTGCTCATCATCCCGGAAATACTCTGCCATTGTAAGTGCTACATGACCCACTCGAAAACGAGCGCCAGGGGGCTCGTTCATCTGGCCGAACACCATGACCGTATTCGGGAGCACACCTGCTTCTTTCATGTCACGATAAAGTTCTTCCCCTTCACGACAACGCTCCCCTATTCCACAAAATATACTCACTCCCTGGTGTTGCTTGACCACATTGTGAATCATCTCGGTTAGCAACACTGTTTTGCCAACACCCGCTCCTCCGAATAGGCCTGATTTGCCTCCGCGTTCAAGGGGTACCAGCACATCTATAGCCTTGATACCGGTCTCGAAGATTTCCGATTTGGTTGACCGACGTATCAATGGTGGTGGAGGTTGATGGATTGTGCGCCACTGGACGTTTGACGGGGGCGCCTTGTGATCGATGGCATTTCCAAATACATCGAACATCCGGGAAAGAATTTCCTTCCCTACAGGTGCCTTCAATGGCCCACCCGTATCTACCACAGTTGTGCCCCGGGCAAGCCCTTCGGTAGGGGTCAGTGCAATCCCACGGACGTGATATGAATCCAGTTGGGTTAAAACCTCAATGACAATTTCTTCATCTTTTCCCGTACGTAGCAATGAATATATGGGAGGCAAATACTTCTCAAATTTTATATCCACGATACTGCCCCGTACCGAGACGACTGAGCCGAGGTTCGAGGAATTGTTTTTATTTTCCATATGACCTTTAACAGCTCCCCTCATGATTGTTTCGCATCCTTTCATTTTTGGAAGTGTCCACTTCTTTTTATACAGGGTGTAACTCGTGAAATCTGAACGGATATGATGGGAATTGACATTCAATTTAGTTCCACAAAAACTACAATAAGCGGGAAACGCTGAAGAGAAAACAGAATGAAATTGTTTTTTAAATAATACTTCTGGTAAAGGAACTACTATACTGCCTTATAGCATTACTTTTCTTATAACATCATTTTTCTAAAGAATTGTTTACTGTTTTGTTTACTCTTCCCCATAAAGGAATGTATCATTTAATTATATTAACTTGACTTTACCATATTTTTCATTTCACAGCTTACAGCAAAGTATAATTTTTATCCTTTTAAGGACGTGATAAATAATGAAAATTTTACTCGGCCCTTAAAGTGGGGAGAAACATTAAGGTAAAAAAATCCCATACCTCAGATCTTTTTTACCATTGAGATATGCTCTATGTTAGGCTCTATGTTAGCTCAAGAAAAGTATCCTTGTAGGCAATAAATCCAAACTGTTCATAAAAGCTTACTACATGGGTTTGGGCGTGAATATAAACCTCTTCTGTTTCCATTTCTACAGCTTTTTCCATCATTAAAAAGTGTCAAAGACAACTTTTTTTAAAAAAAAAGGATCGGATAAAAGATAAATGAACGGGCCCGCCGCGATTCGAACACGAGTCAATGGGTATCTTCGTAATAATTTTACTTCGAAGCCCATTAGGATATCCTGGCTACCCTACGAGCCCACGGTGCAGGAGAAGTGATAGTAACTATCCATATTAAAGGTTTCTCTCAAAATTAAGAAAACAGGACAGAAAAGGAGAGCAAGTTCAAAATTATTTCTTTAATGAAAATATTTATCAAGTCTAACAGGATAAATAAAAGATAGCAGATTGGATGAAAAATAGGAAATTTATGGCTCTAAGCCAGGTCGAAATTAATTAAATTATTCCCTATACAAAAAGGAAATATGCCGCATACATAAATATTATATTGCAAAAGTTCTTTTAATATGTAGAAGTAATTTTCGGCATCATATTATTATCAGTATTTGAATGTAGAAATCATAAACGCCGTAATCTGAATTACTAAAATTTATCTGAATTACTAAAATTTATCTGAATTACTAAAATTTATCTGAATTACTAAAATTTATCTGAATTACTAAAATATAATAGATAATCATTTTATTTCAAGCTTTAAAAGAATAGTGAAGATATGTCTTAAGTTAGAAAACTGTTAAGATTATTTTTATATTTTTCTATAATTTACAATACATTGTACAACTAATTCAATGCCTTATGATAGCGAGGAAAGGAAACAGGGCAAAGTACACAAAAGGACGAAGGACTACAAAAATGGAGATGGTTTCTCTACGGTTCTATTCGCCTTCTGGTAAAAGAAAACACCTACCTTGGAAAAATGGAGTGCTACTATGCATATCCAAGATGCGCAGTACCTATATTTCTCCTGATATGTTGATTTTTGAAATAACATCTAAAGGGATCAAGATTCATGAATCTAAGGGAGGAAACCTTGTTGAATGAGATAAACAAACCAAAAGTCCTGATTGTAGACGACATGAAGGAAAATGTAGAACTGATGGGAGCTTACCTTGCAGTTGAACCTTATGAGGTTATCTCTGCCTATGGTGGATATGAAGCACTCCAGAGAGTTAAAGAAGAAAAACCGGATATTATCCTTTTGGATGTTATGATGCCTGAAATCAATGGCTATGAAGTCTGCAAAATTCTCAAAGAAGATCCCGAAACCCAGTTCATTCCTGTCCTGATGCTTACTTCCCTTTCTGAACTTGAAGACCGGATAAAAGGGATTGATATCGGAGCTGATGATTTTTTGACAAAACCCATAAACAGACCTGAACTCAAGACCAGAGTGAAATCTCTGCTCAGAGTCAAGTACCTTCACGACAGATTGGTTTCCGACCGTGACAGTCTTGAAGTAAAGAACAGGGTACAGAGTATCCTTACCTCTATAATTCCGATTCTTCTCCAGTCTGTCTCCAATGAGGAAAAAAAGGTTGTAATAAATCAGATGACAGGCATGGTCGAAAAGACACTTTTTGATCTGTACCATTTTGAGGACAGGGAAATGGATCTGGCTTACGCAGGGAATGTCTGTGCCGAGATAATGAACCAGATTGGTGGGACCTTTTCCTCGACTATGGGTGAAAATGAAAAATTCTGGGTAGTCAGGGGAACAAAATGTCCCTGGAAAGGAGAAGAAGCTCGCAAAAACCCCATCCTCTGCACACTGACCAGAAAAATTTTTTCAAACATAACTTTGAAAGTAGATCCGACCTGCAGTCTCGAGGCTCGAAAAACCATAGGAAACAGGAATGACTGCTGTGAATTCATCATAAAAGCAGCATAATATTTTCTATAAGTTCCTTTCAGCCCAATTTCACCCCAGTTCACTCAGTCATTTATTGGTACATTAGTCAAGATATTTCTCCTTAAACTCTGAGATCTGCTTGCTGCTTCCCACAACTGCAATTATGTCTCCTACCCGGAGTACAGTCTGTTTGTTAATATAAGTAGTAACAAGGCCTTCACGCTCAATGCCTATTACAGTGCATCCGATTTTTTTTTCGAGATCCAGCTCTTCTATTGATTTTCTGTCAAAAAAAGAGCCTTTATCAATATGGTACTTTTCGATTTCTATGCCCTCATAAAGCATTATATCTTCATCGATCCTGCAGATTTTTCCAATACAATTTGCGCTCATTTTGGCCAGCATCTGTCCTGCAACTATAGAAAGAGACCCAACATAGTCCGCCCCTGCCTTATATATCTTATCAATAGATTTTACAGAGTTTGCTCTTGCCACAATGGTAGCTTCAGGGTTCAGTCCTCTGGAAATAAGGGTTGCGAAAATAACATTGGTATCATCATTCAGGGCTACAAACACAAAAGATGCAGTCTTTACTCCAGCTGCAATCAGGACATCTTCATCTGCCCCGTTGCCCACAAGATGTTCGAATTCTACATTCTCAAAAACTTTCTCATTGGA
The Methanosarcina sp. WWM596 DNA segment above includes these coding regions:
- a CDS encoding F0F1 ATP synthase subunit A, whose protein sequence is MRLSPDELVFWQYGFIKLNATIVYTWGLMLVMVVGSKIVTSKLSTDLKRSRWQNILEIIVMGILKQIEDVGLNRPQKYLGFLGTLFLFIAISNLSIIFPGYEPPTGSLSTTAALALCVFVAVPIFGIEEQGLGSYLKSYTEPTIIMLPFNIISEVSRTLALAIRLFGNIMSGSMIVGILLTITPFIFPIIMTALGLLIGMVQAYIFSILATVYITAATRTGKSRSETG
- a CDS encoding ATP synthase subunit I, with protein sequence MNEVLNLILALVAGFLLGAFFFGGLWWTVQKGLSSKQPALLFFGSLLLRTGTSVAGFYFASGGHWERLLMCLLGFFIIRRIVLRLTRLPKEDPNQLTKEASHAT
- a CDS encoding AtpZ/AtpI family protein; protein product: MTDRSTEKNSKDEPSLAHQVGTKAERKLKAQRDVNRTVWLGLGMMGLIGWSVAIPTLLGAVLGLWLDRQYPVSFSWTLTMLIIGLFIGCLNAWHWVAREHKEIQEEQEDNNE
- a CDS encoding F0F1 ATP synthase subunit epsilon yields the protein MSSTNMNLKILLPFQIFAEKKSVSRIVAETREGSFGLLPHRLDCVAALEPGIFIYETEAEGEVYVAVDEGVLIKAGQDVLVSVHSAIAGTDLRQLREAVEREFLTLDESEQKMRLVMTKLEIGLIRRLAEFRND
- the atpD gene encoding F0F1 ATP synthase subunit beta; the encoded protein is MENKNNSSNLGSVVSVRGSIVDIKFEKYLPPIYSLLRTGKDEEIVIEVLTQLDSYHVRGIALTPTEGLARGTTVVDTGGPLKAPVGKEILSRMFDVFGNAIDHKAPPSNVQWRTIHQPPPPLIRRSTKSEIFETGIKAIDVLVPLERGGKSGLFGGAGVGKTVLLTEMIHNVVKQHQGVSIFCGIGERCREGEELYRDMKEAGVLPNTVMVFGQMNEPPGARFRVGHVALTMAEYFRDDEHRDVLLLIDNIFRFIQAGSEVSGLMGQMPSRLGYQPTMGTELSELEERISNTDAGAIMSIQAVYVPADDFTDPSAVHTFSHLSASIVLSRKRASEGLYPAIDPLQSNSKISTPGIIGERHYRLAQEIQHTLAQYAELKDIISMLGLEQLSQEDRNVVVRARRLERFLTQPFFTTEQFTGFKGKFVALSDALDGCERILQDEFKDYPESDLYMIGTIDEAIARKSSRDQL
- a CDS encoding response regulator is translated as MNEINKPKVLIVDDMKENVELMGAYLAVEPYEVISAYGGYEALQRVKEEKPDIILLDVMMPEINGYEVCKILKEDPETQFIPVLMLTSLSELEDRIKGIDIGADDFLTKPINRPELKTRVKSLLRVKYLHDRLVSDRDSLEVKNRVQSILTSIIPILLQSVSNEEKKVVINQMTGMVEKTLFDLYHFEDREMDLAYAGNVCAEIMNQIGGTFSSTMGENEKFWVVRGTKCPWKGEEARKNPILCTLTRKIFSNITLKVDPTCSLEARKTIGNRNDCCEFIIKAA
- a CDS encoding TrkA family potassium uptake protein, with amino-acid sequence MESKGHLVVLGYGDVGKSIVSELSGGLFRFVVVDSNEKVFENVEFEHLVGNGADEDVLIAAGVKTASFVFVALNDDTNVIFATLISRGLNPEATIVARANSVKSIDKIYKAGADYVGSLSIVAGQMLAKMSANCIGKICRIDEDIMLYEGIEIEKYHIDKGSFFDRKSIEELDLEKKIGCTVIGIEREGLVTTYINKQTVLRVGDIIAVVGSSKQISEFKEKYLD